From a region of the Zingiber officinale cultivar Zhangliang chromosome 10B, Zo_v1.1, whole genome shotgun sequence genome:
- the LOC122029956 gene encoding U-box domain-containing protein 30-like — MPQYQQHASWKLEGGGQIMDLETAVKDGILGGGGGGGGLLPGKDATLVPVAEKPNLRNMIEELYSEVEDAPSVFICPISLEPMVDPVTLITGQTYERANILKWFSMGHLTCPTTMQELWDDAVTPNRTLCQLINAWFSQRYLQMKKRSENVQGRATELIQTLKKAKGQARVQALKELHKIVVAHAPVNTSVVDFAGVTLLSSLLGPFTSHAVGSEVIAIIVNLTLDSDTKANLMQPAKISLVVDLLNEGTIDTKINCTRLIEMLMWERSFRSEVVPSLSLLVALLRLVKDKRHPNGVAAGLSLLKDIGSHEQVRSLMVSIGAVPQLAELLSNPKWELKFIEPALQILDDLSTIPDGLLALKDCHQIIPTAVRLLMHASEACTHHALSVLWAVCKLALDECAFLAVEAGLAAKLLLVLQSGCNPEMKQRAAELLKLCSHNYSLTVFISKCKLTRTMQ; from the coding sequence ATGCCACAGTACCAGCAACACGCTTCCTGGAAGTTGGAGGGCGGCGGCCAGATCATGGATCTGGAGACTGCCGTCAAAGACGGGATACTGGGTGGCGGAGGCGGGGGTGGAGGCCTCCTGCCTGGGAAAGATGCCACCTTGGTGCCTGTCGCTGAGAAGCCTAACCTCAGGAACATGATCGAGGAGCTCTATTCGGAGGTGGAGGATGCGCCTTCAGTGTTTATCTGCCCGATCTCCCTCGAGCCCATGGTTGATCCCGTCACCCTCATCACTGGCCAGACCTATGAGCGCGCCAACATCCTCAAGTGGTTCTCTATGGGGCACCTCACCTGCCCCACGACGATGCAGGAGCTCTGGGACGACGCCGTCACTCCCAACCGGACCCTTTGCCAGCTGATCAACGCCTGGTTCTCGCAGCGCTACCTCCAAATGAAGAAGCGGTCCGAAAACGTGCAGGGTCGCGCCACCGAGCTCATCCAAACCCTGAAAAAGGCCAAGGGGCAGGCCAGAGTTCAAGCCCTCAAGGAGCTCCACAAGATCGTAGTCGCCCATGCACCTGTCAACACGTCAGTGGTGGACTTTGCCGGAGTAACGCTTCTCTCTTCTCTCCTTGGCCCCTTCACCTCTCATGCTGTTGGCTCCGAGGTGATTGCTATTATCGTCAATCTCACCTTGGATTCAGATACAAAGGCTAATTTGATGCAGCCGGCAAAGATCTCACTCGTTGTGGACTTGCTAAACGAAGGGACAATTGATACCAAGATCAACTGCACCAGGTTGATCGAAATGCTAATGTGGGAGAGAAGTTTCCGGTCAGAGGTGGTGCCAAGTTTGAGCCTTTTGGTTGCTTTATTGCGATTGGTGAAGGACAAGCGACATCCAAATGGAGTTGCAGCAGGACTCAGCTTGCTCAAGGATATTGGCTCTCATGAGCAAGTTCGCAGCTTAATGGTGAGCATTGGAGCAGTCCCACAGCTTGCTGAGCTGTTGTCCAACCCGAAATGGGAGCTGAAGTTTATAGAACCAGCGTTGCAGATCTTGGACGATCTTTCAACTATACCTGATGGGTTATTAGCGTTGAAGGATTGCCATCAGATCATCCCTACAGCAGTGAGGCTCTTGATGCATGCCTCTGAAGCTTGCACTCATCATGCATTGTCTGTATTGTGGGCCGTCTGTAAGCTTGCCCTCGATGAGTGTGCTTTCCTTGCTGTTGAGGCTGGGTTGGCCGCAAAACTACTGCTTGTCCTCCAGAGTGGTTGCAATCCGGAAATGAAGCAACGGGCGGCTGAGCTATTGAAACTCTGTAGCCATAATTACTCTCTGACCGTCTTCATCTCGAAGTGCAAGCTGACGAGAACAATGCAATGA